From Pelosinus fermentans DSM 17108, the proteins below share one genomic window:
- a CDS encoding methylated-DNA--[protein]-cysteine S-methyltransferase, whose amino-acid sequence MIYTCTIDTALGAMTASAENGALTGLWFIGQKYYPSKTGTWAEEFNYAVFETLRLWLEEYFSGNHPMLNLKIEPQGTPFQKVVWEILLKIPFGQVTTYGEIAKKLAIMQGLSSMSAQAVGDAVGHNPISILIPCHRVIGSNKSLTGYAGGIDKKKALLQLETQTLF is encoded by the coding sequence ATGATTTATACTTGCACAATTGATACTGCATTAGGCGCGATGACAGCATCTGCTGAAAATGGAGCGCTAACCGGTTTATGGTTTATTGGACAAAAGTACTATCCATCCAAGACAGGTACATGGGCTGAGGAGTTCAACTATGCTGTTTTCGAGACACTGCGGCTTTGGCTAGAGGAGTATTTTTCAGGTAATCATCCTATGCTCAACCTTAAGATTGAACCTCAAGGAACTCCTTTTCAAAAAGTGGTTTGGGAGATCCTTTTAAAAATCCCCTTCGGCCAAGTTACTACTTACGGTGAAATTGCAAAGAAGCTTGCCATTATGCAGGGACTATCTTCTATGTCTGCACAAGCTGTAGGGGACGCTGTTGGGCATAATCCTATTTCCATACTCATTCCATGCCATAGAGTCATCGGATCAAACAAAAGCCTGACCGGATATGCGGGAGGCATTGATAAAAAGAAAGCTTTACTTCAGCTTGAAACCCAGACGCTATTTTAG
- a CDS encoding IS1182 family transposase: MLKSLKKLNLAYMWFLGLNPEDDLPEASLLTKFRRHRLKETSVDDIIQEVVRQCIEKGIIKGTGLSMDATHTNANTIKKVPERIMKHLARRIIKAIEEENGEIPSELIGEVPNYKLIEDHNEAKQIMKTYLETIISKAENHVDLSILPSSQKAVNEAKEVLQDPKFIAQKGIRSLVDKDARVGYKSQTDSFYGYKVEFAMIPEARIITAVTVDNGAYVDGSKFDELYQRSKACGLTIQEVYGDKAYFRKPILDTLQTDSVEAIIPVNSCVYKIDESRFTYNKDSDQWFCEMGNNTYKKVYQKYKDRSNIYKYHFDKSQCIQCPKLLECAGKNVKKKILGVGEHNAQYYEYSQFTKTTQFKLKYKKRASHEWKNGEMKRFHGLDRARGYGLKSMSMQAKLTALAVNLKRIAALLSFCDHVFWKQIANFIAYISQIGSAIYADKLKKHGYISGFGRSFLLPSCRK, translated from the coding sequence ATGTTAAAGTCATTGAAGAAGCTAAACTTAGCCTATATGTGGTTTTTGGGACTAAATCCCGAAGATGATTTGCCAGAAGCCAGTCTACTTACCAAGTTTAGGAGACATAGATTAAAAGAAACAAGTGTGGATGATATTATTCAGGAAGTAGTCCGCCAGTGTATAGAAAAAGGTATTATTAAGGGGACAGGACTGAGCATGGACGCCACTCACACCAATGCCAATACAATAAAAAAGGTACCAGAAAGAATCATGAAGCATCTAGCCAGAAGAATCATAAAAGCTATTGAGGAAGAAAACGGAGAAATCCCATCTGAGCTAATTGGCGAAGTTCCTAACTACAAGCTCATAGAGGACCACAACGAAGCGAAGCAGATTATGAAGACATATTTAGAAACCATAATCAGTAAAGCTGAAAACCATGTAGATCTCTCCATTCTGCCCAGCAGCCAAAAAGCTGTTAACGAAGCAAAGGAAGTATTACAAGATCCTAAATTTATCGCACAAAAAGGAATCCGGTCACTTGTAGATAAAGATGCTCGTGTGGGATACAAATCTCAAACAGACAGTTTTTACGGATATAAAGTAGAATTTGCAATGATCCCAGAAGCGAGGATTATTACCGCAGTAACAGTTGATAACGGTGCCTATGTAGATGGTAGCAAATTTGATGAACTCTATCAGCGAAGTAAAGCATGCGGATTGACCATACAAGAGGTGTATGGAGATAAAGCTTATTTTCGAAAACCAATTTTAGATACCCTACAAACAGACTCAGTTGAAGCTATCATTCCAGTAAATTCTTGCGTCTACAAAATAGACGAAAGCAGATTTACTTACAATAAAGACAGTGATCAATGGTTTTGTGAGATGGGTAATAACACCTATAAAAAAGTGTATCAAAAATACAAAGATAGAAGTAATATTTATAAATATCATTTTGATAAATCACAGTGTATTCAGTGCCCCAAACTACTCGAATGTGCTGGCAAAAACGTTAAGAAAAAAATACTAGGCGTCGGTGAACATAATGCTCAATATTATGAATATAGTCAATTTACTAAGACTACTCAGTTCAAGCTTAAGTACAAAAAACGAGCCAGTCATGAGTGGAAAAACGGGGAAATGAAGCGTTTCCACGGATTAGATCGTGCCCGAGGGTACGGTCTAAAAAGCATGTCAATGCAAGCCAAATTAACGGCCTTAGCCGTAAATCTTAAAAGGATAGCAGCACTACTATCCTTTTGTGACCATGTATTTTGGAAGCAAATAGCCAATTTTATAGCATACATATCACAGATTGGCTCCGCTATTTATGCAGATAAGCTAAAAAAACATGGATATATCAGTGGTTTCGGACGTTCTTTTTTGCTTCCTTCTTGCAGAAAATGA
- the hisG gene encoding ATP phosphoribosyltransferase — protein MKIALPKGRLMRESVEYLAQRGLCGKEIFSQGRSMIWHNQQKNLTFVQVKPKDIMTYISRKYVDAGILGKDLICDSWDSPPLMHNLGFGNCSMVLGGKIGGKSSHSKESFVVATEHPIVAKKYFDSMDIKKYQILELHGSVEAAVVLGVADCFIDIVETGTTLKANGLCAYRTLFESTAHLILSEAAIKNSKIQEEINQFFFGGLLNVI, from the coding sequence TTGAAAATTGCGTTACCTAAGGGACGTTTAATGCGAGAAAGCGTCGAATATTTGGCTCAGCGCGGACTCTGCGGAAAAGAAATTTTTTCTCAAGGACGATCTATGATTTGGCATAATCAACAAAAAAACCTTACTTTTGTTCAAGTAAAACCCAAGGACATTATGACTTATATTAGTCGTAAGTATGTGGATGCAGGAATATTAGGTAAGGATTTAATATGCGATTCATGGGATTCGCCACCGCTAATGCATAATTTGGGGTTTGGAAATTGCTCGATGGTTCTCGGAGGTAAGATAGGTGGCAAAAGCTCTCATAGTAAAGAATCTTTCGTTGTTGCTACAGAACACCCAATCGTTGCAAAAAAGTACTTTGATAGTATGGATATAAAAAAGTATCAAATCCTAGAGCTTCACGGTTCTGTTGAGGCAGCCGTTGTTCTAGGAGTCGCAGATTGCTTTATCGACATTGTTGAAACGGGTACCACACTCAAGGCGAATGGGCTCTGTGCATATCGTACCCTTTTTGAATCGACTGCGCACTTAATTTTATCCGAGGCAGCTATAAAAAATAGCAAAATTCAGGAAGAGATTAATCAATTTTTTTTTGGAGGCTTGTTAAATGTCATATGA